The genome window GAAGTATATCCCCTACAAAGAACCGGATTAggggctccgcaattagtttcaaattgtagagtctacagTTGAAATCCAATGGCTTAAGAGATGTAccacatcacaccacatttttgttttttcatttttaaaatttgtatgactttttcttcaccattggatatgaattgtaaactctagggaattgcggagcccccaaatccgtAAGAACCACATGCTCGAAGCAATGATGTGTGTGTACTCTGTCATTGCTGCAGATATCATGGATAGAGAGTGGCCAATTAGCACTTTGAAGTAGATAGGCTTCCTGGAACTTGAGTGGTAGATTAGGTTGAATATTATGTTGATGGATTTGACTTGGAAAAATTGATGCAGGCAGAACATAGCATTTCATCCTTTAATCTGACTGGTCGCAAAAGAATGGTTTATTAGACAGTGCATGTTTCTATTAGTAGTTTTATTGCACAATGACTTTTTTGGTTCCTCATTAGTCCTCCTTGCCCATGCAGTCAAGGCTTCAAGCAAAACAAGTTACTACAGGAGACAAAAGGCATCATTACAAAGGTTTGAATTTTTGGGAAATCTTTCATTTAACATGAATTTTAGAATATCACTGTACTGCATAGTGCATATTAACGAGATACTGAAAGCATATTCTTCGTCTTATGAGACACGGGAAGGCAGATAATTGATTTTGATGAGAAGATTAACTTGACAAAATAGTAGACATGAAGAAAAATCTCTGTTAATGATGTTGGAAATTTCTTTGAATAAAGTTTTGTCCATTCTATGATGTTTCTTCTTCATTCCATTCCATTTAGGTACGTTGGATGCAATCCTGAAGATGATCCACTATGAAGGGCTATATGGGTTTTACAAAGGAATGAGCACGAAAATAGTGCAAAGTGTCCTCGCTGCAGCTGTTTTGTTCATGATCAAGGAAGAACTTGTTAAAGGTGCTCGGTTGTTGCTTACCAAGGATGTTATTAGACAATGAGATTGAAGCATCCATGATTACCCGCCAATTGTTTCCATAAACATATTTAAGCAGATGCCTGCGCTAATTGGATGGTACCGTCAAATAAGAGGGAATAAGTGAATTTGATTGTGATATAAGTTGATCAGATCCTATCATCCTATTAACACTGGAATCTGTATTGGATAGTTGCAGGACACTTTGCCATTTGCTTCAATAAATTGTATGTCGTTTTACAGGGTACCTGTCAAGGCCTTATTGGCAGACAACTGACCTTGGGCCTAATGGGCCGGGTTTGCAAGCATAATCCTGGAAGGCTATTAATCATTTAATCTCAATTTCTGGGCCTCTACATGGGCAACCCATGAGCGGGCCCAAGAATCCATCTGCTATCGTCGGCCCGGCATTGACGAAGATAACGCAGAGTCTCCTTCATTACTCTCACTGCTTACACACAAACACCCTGCTCTATATTCGGACACCCAAATTCACGTACGAAAGAAATCAGATATGGCCGCTAAAAACCCTAAGAAGGCCAATCTCCTCGATCACCATTCCATCAAGCACATCCTCGATGAGTCCGTCTCCGAGGTAAATCCTAATTTTCTGCTCGCTCGAATTTAGATCTGTTGATATCTCGTTTCTTTACATTCAATTGAATATTTTTGCTCTTTCAATTTTGATTTCTGAAGGTTCTTACGACCCGTGGATTTGTCGAGGATATGAGGATGAGCAATGTAAGGTTGGTTCTGGGGCTGGTTATCATTATTATCGCTCTTTTTGCCCAGTTTTACAAGAAGAAGTTCCCTGAGAACAAGGACTTTCTTATTGGTTGCATCGCATTATATCCTTTTTGATTATTTGTCTCTttttaaaacaatattatttcTCTTGATATGATTACATTGTAATATTGCAGTAGAAATGATCAATGTGTTTTGTCACTTTTCATAAACTGGATTTTCGATGTCTTGCTGGGGTTTATATCTTACCTACATATGATGGAGTGGGCATGATCAAAATATTGTGGGGGATAACTGAAGCCTTAATATTTATTGGTACTGAATGATCCAAATGATTTAATAgttatgttttgtttgttttctccatttttatgcatttgtggAAGCGTACTTTTGACTGGATATAATTAGTCTTTACATTTCTAGTATGTTTGGTCCTTGACTTGCGCACATATGTAGTGTTCAATGGATTATTGCAGTTGATAATCTACACAAAGGAAAAGAACGCGATCTTGTTTACttatcctcctgaggtaaggTAGCCTATACCTTCAAGCTGCGTAAATTGCTTTAGTAGTTATCTTTGCCTGATAACACGTCTACACATCATGCATTGATTTATGCTTTTGTGGTTAAGAATGATTATAAAACCATCCTTTAAAACCATCCATTCTTGGTTCTATTGCAAGGTGATACTGAAGGAAAAGCTTTTGCCTTGAGTGAACTGTGTCAAAGAAGTGCAATGGTCATGCAAATTCGCTTAAAGCACACCTCTCTTACTTTCATTtgtgttttaattatttttttaaaaatgggtGATGAAGAGATAATTAAGCCATGATTGTATCTCTCTTGCAATCCTCATTGAAGTCGTCTTATGAGTTGGGCTATGATTTTTCCCTTGGTGAATATCAAACATACTGTTGCTCTTTGTTCACATGTGTTCATATTCTGTTTCAGTTAGTTAATATAATTTCAATGCTGGAATGAATTTGGAATTCAGTTATTGAATTTAAGGAATGAGACTCAAATGTTAGCAAGCAATGTGATTATGCATGTAGAACCTGCCTTGCTACTCAGAAACCACAAGCAAAGTTACGTCGTTTAAATAGTTTTCTGCTCTATTCACCATGTTAGCTGCAATTTTCCTGCAGGGATCCTTCACGCGTACTGGTTTGGTGGTCTCCTCAAGATTGCCAAGATTTTCTGATCTCTACACACTTACAATAGCTAGTTCAGATCCCAAATCAATTTCAGCGGGGAAACCAGTAGAGTTCACCACAAGTGTTACTCagtggtctctctctctctctctatgtatatatatacatatatgtttgtgtgtgtgtgctgTTAAATGTACACCACATTTCTAATCTCTCCCAATATTGCAGGTTTACCAAGGATGGAATTTTGGCGGAGGGCCTTTTCTGGAAAGATGTTGATGCACTAATAGATGAATATGCAGGAGAACCCAAAAAGAAGAAGTGATTTCAAACTTTTAGGCCTCTTGTAACAGTTCATCAGATGGTCAGAATAGCTACTACGGCTGTTCTGCAACTCGGGTACTGATGTTCA of Tripterygium wilfordii isolate XIE 37 chromosome 13, ASM1340144v1, whole genome shotgun sequence contains these proteins:
- the LOC120013176 gene encoding probable signal peptidase complex subunit 2, whose translation is MAAKNPKKANLLDHHSIKHILDESVSEVLTTRGFVEDMRMSNVRLVLGLVIIIIALFAQFYKKKFPENKDFLIGCIALYVVFNGLLQLIIYTKEKNAILFTYPPEGSFTRTGLVVSSRLPRFSDLYTLTIASSDPKSISAGKPVEFTTSVTQWFTKDGILAEGLFWKDVDALIDEYAGEPKKKK